The following proteins come from a genomic window of Diorhabda carinulata isolate Delta chromosome X, icDioCari1.1, whole genome shotgun sequence:
- the LOC130902619 gene encoding zinc finger protein 711-like, translated as MSVIACFICDNQFKNEFALMQHISMKHGIEKLTPSNNCKHCSLNFHNSKELQKHEEDVHKNVDYFPCDYCTCNLKSIKRKLEHTKVVHGITLLIKCTHCEMLFKCEQELNKHIENIHTCEICKIILTDLKAKELHLQIIHNNKYCSFCSKIFRNLIDLKQHMKAVHTDIFLCVDCNKVFKKKLDLDQHMVAVHEQIECMKCNKSFKKAKDLQQHLILVHTPKHSIKSNTVESNFSCKICSRLFSSESAKNSHYEQAHTYPCRYCTKNFKEISQLQQHTDDKHKNVDFFPCNHCTKEFNTELSRYYHIEAFHTFTCYVCYKKFDEAIQLEHHKRSLHQPQNIPSQIFSCRYCPKTFNESGVLEQHKVAKHKNINYFPCEYCLENFDSNISRRNHFIGVHSNLSGNCSNYPTMEIKTRQIICNYCLRSFKSSEDLRKHEIQIHKIVKLNK; from the coding sequence ATGTCTGTGATTGCTTGTTTCATTTGTGATAACCAGTTTAAAAACGAGTTTGCATTGATGCAGCATATATCAATGAAACATGGTATTGAAAAGTTAACTCCATCAAATAATTGTAAGCATTGTTCTCTAAATTTCCATAATTCAAAAGAGTTACAAAAACATGAAGAGGATGTACATAAAAATGTCGATTATTTTCCCTGCGACTACTGTACGTGCAATCTCAAAAGTATTAAGAGAAAACTTGAACATACGAAAGTAGTCCACGGTATTACTCTATTGATAAAATGTACACACTGTGAAATGTTATTCAAGTGTGAGCAAGAGTTAAACAAACATATTGAGAATATTCATACATGCGAAATTTGCAAAATTATCTTGACAGACTTGAAAGCTAAAGAACTACatttacaaattattcataataataaatattgttcattttgttcaaaaatattcaggaatttGATTGATTTAAAACAACACATGAAAGCTGTTCatactgatatttttttatgcgTAGACTGTAATAAggtatttaagaaaaaattagacTTGGATCAACATATGGTAGCTGTTCATGAACAAATTGAATGCATGAAATGTAATAAATCGTTCAAGAAAGCTAAAGATTTGCAACAACATTTAATTTTAGTACATACCCCAAAACATTCAATCAAATCTAATACCGTTGAAAgcaatttttcttgtaaaatttgttCGAGGCTATTTTCTTCTGAATCGGCTAAAAATTCACATTACGAACAAGCTCATACGTATCCGTGTCGTTATTGCACgaaaaatttcaaggaaatcagTCAGTTGCAACAACATACGGATGATAAACATAAAAACGTCGATTTTTTCCCTTGCAACCACTGTACAAAGGAATTCAATACGGAATTAAGCAGGTATTATCATATCGAAGCCTTTCATACATTCACCTGTTACGTgtgttataaaaaattcgacGAAGCTATACAATTGGAGCACCACAAACGTAGCCTCCATCAACCTCAAAACATTCCATCACAAATATTCAGTTGTCGTTATTGTCCGAAAACCTTCAACGAATCGGGCGTTTTGGAACAGCACAAAGTGGCTAAACACAAAAACATCAATTATTTCCCTTGTGAATattgtttggaaaatttcgatTCGAATATCAGTAGAAGAAATCATTTTATTGGCGTCCACAGTAACTTGTCGGGTAATTGCTCGAATTATCCTACTATGGAAATTAAAACCAGACAgattatttgtaattattgcCTTAGATCATTCAAATCGAGCGAGGATTTAAGAAAACATGAAATTCAAATACACAAAATAGTAAAACtgaacaaataa
- the LOC130902633 gene encoding MICOS complex subunit MIC27 isoform X1 gives MFNNQVFRKCLVPVALAAVTVEAKEKNVSNIENEQKLCRPSELPLYTPDPQSRTHTIEEQQLPSKLEETIKTVRLKLTEINAEAQAYKRVGLNQFEKRKEDFDWVINYLRQEDNTLPKVGAIGIGALTGLIFGLRGGLFKKTLYMTTGALGMSAVCYPKEASEYSKVGMTEAKKYTVIAYNFVNGVKKDDPALDLPSLPKLPTSFTNAWDSIKTTATSFISEGGEQNIKDQVIENRVETEETNVEDPLPIILQSKIFPD, from the exons ATGTTTAACAATCAG GTATTCAGAAAATGTCTCGTACCAGTGGCACTTGCTGCTGTAACTGTAGAAGCGAAAGAAAAAAACGTTTCCAATATCGAAAACGAACAGAAACTATGCAGACCTAGTGAACTACCTCTTTACACTCCAGACCCACAGAGTCGTACCCACACAATTGAAGAACAACAGTTACCGTCAAAATTGGAAGAAACTATTAAGACAGTGAGATTAAAACTAACCGAAATCAACGCAGAAGCTCAAGCTTACAAAAGAGTCGGCTTAAATCAATTTGAGAAGAGAAAAGAAGACTTTGACT gggttataaattatttaagacAAGAAGATAATACTTTGCCCAAGGTTGGTGCCATAGGTATTGGAGCTTTAACTGGATTAATATTTGGACTGAGAGGcggattatttaaaaaaacattatatatgACAACGGGTGCTTTAGGAATGTCGGCTGTATGCTATCCAAAGGAAGCATCTGAATATTCCAAAGTAGGAATGACTGAAGctaaaaaatatacagttatAGCATATAATTTCGTAAACGGGG ttaaaaaagaTGATCCTGCGTTAGATTTACCTTCTTTACCGAAATTACCCACAAGTTTTACTAATGCTTGGGATTCGATCAAAACAACTGCTACATCGTTTATATCAGAAGGAGGAGAACAGAATATTAAAGATCAGGTAATAGAAAATCGAGTTGAAACTGAAGAAACCAATGTAGAAGATCCTCTCCCGATAATTCTCCAATCCAAAATATTTCCTGACTAA
- the LOC130902631 gene encoding PPP2R1A-PPP2R2A-interacting phosphatase regulator 1, translating into MSSSNLSHSVAMDVDGPSSGPGTLKRCSSAPMINETTNVMSTANSPTSNRDQQPFIFGSASQMRPRRFSASFSQVPGSPILGPRLTPRINQLRQEEHEVTSNTRELAHEREIHHTMQISQSWEDLSLMSDSNESTKNNNRMGPLQLNLPICGSGFICNSPSPTRSGFQSPTRSRTIIRRSASPVLRPSPLGVKRKLDDDKTDFHLSPRAKRVYSYSGGADRVGLLTTTGTSLPGSLSSVGTPESVSSADSPSFNNFRNVDSPSPGRAMPLDSMSISKNDQEMTESPS; encoded by the exons ATGTCATCCTCAAATTTATCCCACTCTGTTGCTATGGACGTTGACGGTCCTAGCAGCGGACCTGGTACGTTAAAAAGGTGCTCCAGTGCCCCCATGATTAATGAAACCACGAACGTAATGTCTACTGCTAATTCTCCCACATCAAACAG AGACCAACAACCTTTTATTTTCGGTTCTGCGTCACAAATGAGACCTAGAAGGTTCAGTGCTAGTTTTAGTCAAGTTCCTGGGTCACCT ATATTGGGGCCGCGTTTAACACCTCGTATTAATCAGCTTCGTCAAGAAGAGCACGAGGTTACGAGTAATACTCGTGAATTGGCGCACGAACGCGAAATTCATCATACAATGCAAATATCACAATCTTGGGAAGATCTCAGTCTTATGAGTGATAGTAATGAATCTACAAAGAATAATAATCGCATGGGTCCACTACAACTTAATTTACCTATATGCGGTAGTGGTTTCATATGTAATTCACCTTCTCCTACTAGATCTGGTTTCCAGAGTCCAACGAG GTCTCGAACCATTATAAGAAGAAGTGCTAGTCCAGTTTTGCGTCCCAGTCCATTGGGAGTTAAAAGAAAATTGGATGATGATAAAACAGATTTCCACCTCAGTCCGCGAGCCAAAAGAGTTTACAGTTATTCAGGCGGTGCTGATAGGGTGGGTCTACTAACCACTACAG GCACATCTTTACCTGGTTCGCTTAGTTCAGTCGGTACGCCCGAGTCCGTATCCAGTGCCGATTCTCCTAGTTTCAACAATTTTAGAAACGTCGATAGTCCTTCTCCGGGTCGTGCAATGCCATTAGATAGTATGTCCATATCGAAAAACGATCAAGAAATGACAGAGAGTCCCAGTTAA
- the LOC130902617 gene encoding cardioacceleratory peptide receptor-like isoform X5, translated as MIVLGNSAVLIALLVSKSRKSRMNFFIRQLAIADLSVGLINVSTDIAWRITVAWHAGNVLCKLIRFLQAVVTYSSTYVLVALSIDRYDAITHPMNFSGSWKRARMLVVLAWMVSILFSLPTIFLFEEKPIEDIPQCWIDLLQWQWKVYMTLVALVLFVIPALIISACYAVIVWTIWTKSKLLIPMGHIPIRQSEDLRTTIPTRNFHEDHDYRRASSRGIIPRAKIKTVKMTFVIVFVFVVCWSPYIIFDLLQVYGHIPKTQTNIAIATLIQSLAPLNSAANPVIYCLFSTHICGNLRCGKIFKHLKFDPCRNVPPFTWFTNCLSLCMPACCLGHEAASSSGIVTTTVTTSSRRSTSATSLRHTIRLQPAVHNGHKVAISVV; from the exons atttATCAGTAGGTCTAATTAACGTTTCGACGGACATAGCTTGGAGGATAACAGTCGCGTGGCACGCCGGAAACGTTTTGTGTAAACTCATCAGGTTTTTACAAGCCGTAGTAACTTATTCATCAACGTATGTGCTTGTCGCCCTTTCAATCGATAGATACGACGCCATAACTCACCCCATGAACTTCTCCGGAAGTT GGAAACGAGCCAGAATGTTAGTAGTACTAGCTTGGATGGTTAGTATACTATTCTCGCTTCCGACGATATTCCTTTTCGAGGAAAAACCAATAGAAG ATATTCCCCAATGTTGGATAGACTTATTGCAATGGCAATGGAAGGTCTACATGACCCTTGTTGCTTTGGTTTTGTTCGTTATACCGGCATTAATAATCAGCGCCTGCTACGCCGTTATCGTATGGACCATATGGACCAAAAGTAAATTATTGATACCAATGGGTCACATACCGATTCGTCAAA GTGAAGATCTAAGGACGACGATACCGACGAGAAACTTTCACGAAGATCACGATTACCGAAGAGCGAGTTCGAGGGGTATTATACCGCGCGCCAAAATAAAAACCGTCAAAATGACATTCGTTATAGTTTTCG TGTTCGTAGTGTGTTGGAGTCCTTATATAATATTCGACTTGCTTCAAGTCTACGGCCACATTCCCAAAACTCAAACTAACATCGCTATAGCGACATTAATTCAGAGTTTGGCGCCTCTCAATTCAGCGGCCAATCCAGTTATCTACTGTCTCTTTTCTACGCACATATGCGGCAATTTGAG ATGCggcaaaatatttaaacatttgaaattcGATCCGTGCAGAAATGTGCCGCCGTTCACTTGGTTCACCAACTGTTTGTCGTTATGTATGCCGGCGTGTTGTTTGGGTCACGAGGCGGCTTCCTCTTCGGGTATCGTCACCACGACCGTAACAACTTCTTCGAGGAGATCGACGTCTGCTACTTCTTTAAGACACACCATAAGACTGCAACCCGCCGTACATAACGGACATAAAGTGGCTATATCAGTGGTGTAG
- the LOC130902642 gene encoding U6 snRNA-associated Sm-like protein LSm4 has translation MLPLSLLRTAQNHPMLVELKNGETYNGHLVSCDNWMNINLREVICTSRDGDKFWRMPECYIRGSTIKYLRIPDEVIDMVKEETIIKNKGRNDIKGGRGGQNQRNRPAARGNFGGAKGNKPGGQGGRNPQFQKQKPKQ, from the exons atg CTTCCTTTGTCGCTACTCAGAACTGCTCAAAATCATCCTATG ttgGTGGAATTAAAAAACGGAGAAACGTACAATGGTCACTTAGTTAGTTGTGATAATTGGATGAATATAAATCTACGAGAAGTTATTTGTACATCTAGG GATGGTGACAAATTTTGGAGGATGCCGGAATGCTATATTCGTGGAagtactataaaatatttacgtATACCAGACGAAGTTATTGATATGGTTAAAGaagaaacaattattaaaaataaaggtagAAACGATATAAAAGGAGGTAGAGGCGGACAGAACCAAAGGAATAGACCTGCTGCTAGAG GAAACTTTGGTGGAGCTAAGGGAAACAAACCAGGCGGACAAGGTGGAAGAAACcctcaatttcaaaaacaaaaacctaAACAATAG
- the LOC130902633 gene encoding MICOS complex subunit MIC27 isoform X2, protein MFNNQVFRKCLVPVALAAVTVEAKEKNVSNIENEQKLCRPSELPLYTPDPQSRTHTIEEQQLPSKLEETIKTVRLKLTEINAEAQAYKRVGLNQFEKRKEDFDWVINYLRQEDNTLPKVGAIGIGALTGLIFGLRGGLFKKTLYMTTGALGMSAVCYPKEASEYSKVGMTEAKKYTVIAYNFVNGVKKDDPALDLPSLPKLPTSFTNAWDSIKTTATSFISEGGEQNIKDQVDKSK, encoded by the exons ATGTTTAACAATCAG GTATTCAGAAAATGTCTCGTACCAGTGGCACTTGCTGCTGTAACTGTAGAAGCGAAAGAAAAAAACGTTTCCAATATCGAAAACGAACAGAAACTATGCAGACCTAGTGAACTACCTCTTTACACTCCAGACCCACAGAGTCGTACCCACACAATTGAAGAACAACAGTTACCGTCAAAATTGGAAGAAACTATTAAGACAGTGAGATTAAAACTAACCGAAATCAACGCAGAAGCTCAAGCTTACAAAAGAGTCGGCTTAAATCAATTTGAGAAGAGAAAAGAAGACTTTGACT gggttataaattatttaagacAAGAAGATAATACTTTGCCCAAGGTTGGTGCCATAGGTATTGGAGCTTTAACTGGATTAATATTTGGACTGAGAGGcggattatttaaaaaaacattatatatgACAACGGGTGCTTTAGGAATGTCGGCTGTATGCTATCCAAAGGAAGCATCTGAATATTCCAAAGTAGGAATGACTGAAGctaaaaaatatacagttatAGCATATAATTTCGTAAACGGGG ttaaaaaagaTGATCCTGCGTTAGATTTACCTTCTTTACCGAAATTACCCACAAGTTTTACTAATGCTTGGGATTCGATCAAAACAACTGCTACATCGTTTATATCAGAAGGAGGAGAACAGAATATTAAAGATCAG GTTGACAAGTCTAAATAA
- the LOC130902614 gene encoding E3 ubiquitin-protein ligase RNF169-like, producing the protein MAPKRTTKSTKLLNSTNYSTLVLNDVLCPICRSILIEPVSLPCNHDFCLVCFENTMENANLVCPLCRMRVGSWLRKTKKENSLINTELWKYIRDKFPKHVNNKLNGIDENIIEEQRDIVVAYPGEIRKEYEMQKQKEDEEQRKKREAEIKASEELIKKLKAEEDSRRVMLEEKMRLDEAIAKKLAEELAPKPESTPKIKHTPNKLGPMDKFLQKDNGNLSSNHNNFVNKEYTCRVLCLDNNTKQTNIQHFSPKIHKKIQQIQKIVDLDLSSDSSDCIESEMRYFKPIDHRLNPPTQKISPIKITPKKIKSDTNTRIVSPSGTINFNSNILESAFARFSLDLKESSDTPASIELTLTPLTSKRPSLKRSLYTVNTDCASTEKKFKPNSSVSPTLDCDISPVFRKKLFGETKKSVTSVENPFYGFGKGDEKESKVDVRKNGYSFSDKLKEEQEKADLEFAKRLQEEFDKGRYTRSSRSMHISKRQSTLDKMIKSTYRIK; encoded by the exons ATGGCTCCAAAAAGAACTACAAAATCTACGAAATTATTAAACTCAACAAATTACAGTACGCTAGTGTTAAATGATGTTCTTTGTCCAATATGTAGGAGTATATTGATAGAACCAGTGTCTCTTCCTTGTAACCACGACTTTTGTTTAGTTTGCTTCGAAAATACTATGGAAAATGCAAATTTAGTTTGTCCTCTCTGCAGGATGAGAGTTGGATCGTGGttaagaaaaaccaaaaaagaaaatagtctAATCAATACAGAACTCTGGAAGTATATTCGAGATAAATTTCCTAAACATGTTAATAACAAGTTGAATGGTATAGATGAAAACATAATTGAAg aacAAAGAGATATCGTCGTAGCGTATCCCGGAGAAATAAGAAAAGAGTATGAAATGCAAAAACAAAAGGAAGAtgaagaacaaagaaaaaaacgtgAAGCCGAAATCAAAGCCAGTGAAGAATTGATAAAGAAACTAAAAGCAGAGGAGGATTCAAGGAGAGTTATGTTGGAGGAAAAAATGAGATTGGACGAAGCCATAGCTAAAAAATTGGCAGAAGAACTTGCGCCTAAACCCGAATCTAccccaaaaataaaacatactcCCAACAAACTAGGTCCAATGgataaatttttacaaaaagatAATGGGAATCTTTCTTCAAATCATAACAACTTTGTTAATAAGGAGTATACTTGCAGAGTCTTGTGTTTAgataataatacaaaacaaaCCAATATTCAACATTTCTCGCCCaaaatccataaaaaaattcaacaaatacaaaaaatcgtCGACTTGGATTTGTCTAGTGATAGTAGTGATTGCATAGAATCTGAAATGAGATATTTTAAACCCATAGATCATAGACTTAACCCTCCAACACAGAAGATTTCTCCTATTAAAATAACtcctaaaaaaatcaaaagtgatACAAACACAAGGATAGT atCTCCTAGCGGCACCATCAACTTCAATTCAAACATTCTCGAATCCGCATTTGCTAGATTTTCTCTTGATCTCAAAGAATCCTCAGATACTCCAGCCTCAATTGAACTCACATTAACTCCACTTACCTCTAAACGCCCCTCATTAAAACGATCTTTATACACAGTTAATACCGATTGTgcatcaacagaaaaaaaattcaagccCAACTCGAGTGTTTCTCCAACATTAGATTGTGATATATCTCCGGtgtttcgtaaaaaattatttggagaaACTAAAAAATCGGTAACGAGCgttgaaaatccattttatggATTTGGTAAAGGGGACGAAAAAGAATCAAAAGTCGACGTTCGAAAGAATGGTTATTCGTTTTCAGATAAGTTGaaagaagaacaagaaaaagCCGATTTGGAGTTTGCTAAAAGGCTTCAGGAAGAATTCGACAAGGGGCGTTATACGAGGAGTTCTAGAAGTATGCATATTTCCAAGAGGCAAAGCACTCTTGATAAAATGATCAAGAGTACCTACAggattaaatga